The following proteins are encoded in a genomic region of Liolophura sinensis isolate JHLJ2023 chromosome 7, CUHK_Ljap_v2, whole genome shotgun sequence:
- the LOC135469734 gene encoding uncharacterized protein LOC135469734, which produces MPGRAKYAVYVYDIPVDILQKICTTLDNDKGWKDLAAKCGYNMDKVSSFGLEYCRPHGSPTERLIGDWGVRNPTIFDLYEKLRTIDRIREMKLLEPLLEASKEYERQERVQREAEEKKAKEREAQEQEAKKREAMQQAKKEQEARKQEAKAAMEEANNFDKKSEKSKRMPANPLTVAGPLTANNGGRENVKSQSQNYAALNQLDSQLANYEALNLVGNSEEGCKGSQKKELGVELEATKVMRRSYPKSESQDTSQSNLQNPAKVNSAALSQASDKEFEFQMSEDELASAKSLTYRPNDQLAKDIVVAVSATAKFKYKDLSCATNGFADGNKIGEGGFGDVYLGVLKNSKCAVKKLRQMEMWEANPEQMEHHISEIKSLMLYRHENIVQLYGFAVDGDEICLVYQYMDNGSLEDRLQCKGDTQPLTWHQRINILCGGARGIQYLHTMDPKRPLIHADIKSANILLDKHFEAKISDFGLAEHANAGQTTGMFTHVSKKDMKHKMYKTRAYLPPEFFSNGPSIKSDTYGFGVIILETCTGEKAFDEKRESEMYLGPYVCALMEEQNDQTEKEWPNCLASLLDFRAGKPPADVHQLLKLAQRCISELKKKRPTMTVVLEELELLDRNWCADTVGVMTTAVFSPEAHVDGARPTPIHSPGHAAAALAYSPSLRSSLPRMASLPCTSTPSWHPEKCLTKSHSVDEVPESLRLQQMYDSYTYRERVRKVAREVFHDGSMEDVPGNIDGPVIEDPYRSNHLGMEPFDAPSSLDSNKSDKTLTENSSEPNLSGSEDSVSLSANEMNQGVGEDGSDLAKIQAMEEFDQAQTDITAEPIDSDVVNEKLKELKVNEDTKTPDASPEINTGNNMPLTSTSSEQTKKMASFFDKYAEEMASLNCDASGQGVASSGQTHTSNGNFVDSNQTAIGMPQEGMVFCGNSIVEGEEMAILLDTRSNQYFAVDPTTLDPGFYHHQQLSHYMQFQGDMSVNKDNATG; this is translated from the exons ATGCCTGGACGCGCCAAGTATGCCGTATATGTGTACGATATTCCCGTGGACATATTACAGAAGATCTGTACAACACTTGATAACGATAAAGGATGGAAAGATCTCG ctGCAAAATGCGGGTACAACATGGACAAGGTGTCTTCCTTTGGCTTAGAGTACTGTCGCCCCCATGGGAGTCCCACGGAAAGGCTAATTGGGGATTGGGGGGTGAGGAATCCAACAATTTTTGACCTGTATGAAAAACTGCGCACAATAGATCGCATCAGAGAGATGAAATTGTTGGAACCACTGT TGGAAGCATCAAAAGAGTATGAAAGACAGGAGCGAGTCCAGAGGGAAGCAGAGGAAAAAAAAGCCAAGGAACGAGAAGCTCAAGAGCAGGAAGCTAAGAAACGAGAAGCCATGCAACAAGCTAAGAAGGAACAAGAAGCTAGAAAACAAGAGGCAAAGGCAGCTATGGAAGAGGCTAATAATTTTGATAAGAAATCAGAGAAGTCCAAACGTATGCCTGCAAATCCATTAACAGTGGCAG GCCCACTAACAGCAAACAATGGTGGACGTGAAAATGTGAAGTCTCAGTCTCAAAACTATGCAGCGCTTAATCAGTTGGATTCACAATTGGCGAATTACGAAGCCTTAAACCTGGTTGGCAATTCTGAAGAAGGCTGTAAAGGGTCTCAGAAAAAAGAACTTGGTGTTGAGTTAGAAGCAACAAAGGTGATGCGCAGGAGTTATCCCAAATCTGAGTCCCAAGATACAAGCCAAAGTAACCTTCAAAATCCTGCGAAGGTCAACAGTGCTGCGCTATCCCAAGCTTCTGACAAGGAATTTGAGTTCCAAATGTCAGAGGATGAATTAGCAAGTGCCAAATCTCTGACTTACAGACCCAATGATCAGCTTGCTAAAGACATCGTTGTAGCAGTGTCAGCCACTGCAAAATTTAAGTACAAAGACTTGTCCTGCGCCACAAATGGTTTTGCTGATGGCAATAAAATAGGAGAAGGAGGTTTTGGTGATGTGTACCTTGGTGTGTTGAAGAATTCAAAATGTGCTGTCAAAAAGCTTCGCCAG ATGGAAATGTGGGAGGCGAATCCTGAGCAGATGGAGCACCATATATCTGAGATCAAGTCCCTTATGCTGTACCGCCATGAGAACATTGTACAGCTGTACGGGTTTGCAGTGGATGGGGACGAAATTTGCCTTGTGTACCAGTACATGGATAATGGGTCACTTGAGGATCGCCTTCAGTGTAAG GGGGATACTCAGCCCCTCACTTGGCATCAGAGAATCAACATTTTGTGTGGTGGGGCACGAGGGATACAGTACCTTCATACTATGGACCCAAAACGCCCACTTATCCATGCAGACATTAAGAG CGCAAACATTCTCCTGGACAAACATTTTGAAGCGAAGATTTCTGACTTCGGATTGGCAGAGCATGCAAATGCTGGTCAAACAACTGGGATGTTCACGCATGTCTCAAAGAAAGACATGAagcacaaaatgtataaaaccagGGCTTACTTGCCACCTGAATTTTTTAGCAATGGGCCCTCTATTAAGTCAGATACCTATGGATTTGGTGTG ATAATTCTGGAGACATGTACAGGTGAAAAAGCCTTTGATGAAAAAAGGGAGTCAGAGATGTATCTG GGTCCTTATGTGTGTGCTCTAATGGAAGAGCAGAATGATCAGACAGAAAAAGAGTGGCCCAATTGTCTGGCTAGTCTACTGGACTTTCGAGCTGGAAAACCACCTGCCGACGTACACCAACTCCTCAAACTAGCTCAGAGGTGCATCAGCGAATTAAAGAAAAAGCGTCCAACTATGACAGTT GTTCTAGAAGAGTTAGAGTTGTTGGACAGAAATTGGTGTGCAGACACAGTAG GTGTGATGACCACAGCTGTTTTTTCACCTGAAGCTCATGTAGATGGTGCTAGACCCACACCCATTCATTCTCCAGGGCATGCTGCTGCAGCTTTGGCATACAGTCCATCTCTCAGAAGTAGTTTGCCACGAATGGCAAGCCTGCCATGTACGTCAACACCTTCATGGCATCCAGAAAAATGTCTGACTAAGAGCCATTCAGTAGACGAAGTACCAGAATCTTTGAGGCTACAGCAGATGTACGACAGCTACACGTACAGGGAGCGCGTCAGAAAAGTCGCACGAGAAGTCTTCCATGATGGAAGCATGGAAGATGTCCCTGGGAACATTGATGGTCCAGTGATCGAGGATCCGTATCGAAGCAATCACTTAGGAATGGAGCCGTTCGATGCTCCATCGTCCCTAGATTCAAATAAAAGTGATAAGACTCTGACAGAGAATTCATCGGAGCCAAACTTGTCAGGGTCAGAGGACAGTGTGAGTCTGTCAGCGAATGAAATGAATCAAGGAGTTGGTGAGGATGGCTCTGACTTGGCCAAGATTCAAGCCATGGAAGAGTTTGACCAGGCACAGACAGATATTACTGCAGAACCCATTGATTCAGACGTTGTTAATGAGAAACTGAAAGAGTTGAAAGTAAATGAGGATACCAAGACTCCAGATGCTAGTCCTGAAATTAACACTGGAAACAACATGCCTCTGACATCTACGTCCTCCGAACAAACTAAAAAAATGGCTAGTTTCTTTGACAAGTACGCAGAGGAAATGGCAAGTCTAAACTGTGATGCTTCTGGTCAGGGGGTTGCTAGCTCTGGCCAAACTCATACAAGCAATGGCAACTTTGTTGATTCTAACCAAACTGCAATAGGTATGCCTCAAGAAGGAATGGTGTTCTGTGGCAATAGTATTGTGGAAGGAGAAGAAATGGCAATTTTGCTGGATACAAGATCAAATCAGTACTTTGCAGTGGATCCAACCACTCTTGACCCAGGCTTTTACCATCATCAGCAACTCAGCCATTACATGCAGTTTCAAGGGGATATGTCTGTAAATAAAGACAATGCTACAGGTTGA